One Saimiri boliviensis isolate mSaiBol1 chromosome 17, mSaiBol1.pri, whole genome shotgun sequence genomic window carries:
- the SPDYE4 gene encoding speedy protein E4, whose amino-acid sequence MASGQAHPPFEVQSPQLSTTVPSPQVVVDDEVPGPSAPWVDPSPWPQSLGLKRRREWSDESEWSDESKEETEEELNLERSPEPKDTWVVETLSEDGLKMRLKRKRASSVLPEHHEAFNRLLEDPVIRKFLAWDKDLRVSDKYLLSMVIAYFSRAGLFSWQYRRIHFFLALYLASDMEEDNQAPKQDIFSFLYGKDHSQRPLFHKLRYQFLCSMRWRTWVSPEEMEEIQAYDPEHWVWARDRTLIS is encoded by the exons ATGGCCAGTGGTCAAGCACACCCCCCGTTTGAAGTGCAGAGCCCCCAGCTTAGTACAACAGTGCCGTCCCCGCAGGTGGTGGTGGATGATGAAGTGCCAGGACCGTCAG CCCCCTGGGTAGATCCCAGCCCCTGGCCTCAATCCCTTGGCCTCAAAAGGAGGAGGGAATGGTCAGACGAATCGGAATGGTCAGACGAATCCAAGGAGGAGACGGAGGAGGAGCTGAACTTGGAGCGCAGCCCTGAACCCAAGGACACCTGGGTGGTGGAGACCCTGTCTGAAGATGGGCTCAAGATGAGGCTGAAGAGAAAGCGAGCGTCTTCCGTACTCCCTGAGCACCACGAGGCCTTCAACAGGCTGCTGG AGGATCCTGTCATTCGAAAATTCCTGGCCTGGGACAAAGATCTGAGGGTTTCCGACAAG TATCTCCTGTCGATGGTCATAGCGTATTTTAGCCGTGCCGGCCTCTTCTCATGGCAATACCGACGCATTCATTTCTTCCTGGCTCT CTACCTGGCCAGTGACATGGAGGAGGACAACCAGGCCCCCAAACAAGACATCTTCTCCTTCCTCTATGGGAAGGACCACTCCCAGAGACCCTTGTTCCATAAGCTTCGATACCAGTTCCTCTGTTCCATGCGCTGGAGGACATGGGTTTCCCCAGAGGAGATGGAGGAG ATCCAGGCTTATGACCCAGAGCACTGGGTGTGGGCCCGAGATCGCACCCTCATTTCCTAG